One window of Nostoc sp. C052 genomic DNA carries:
- a CDS encoding Uma2 family endonuclease, producing the protein MTQAIPKLVTFEEFVDWLPENRRIRYELHKGEIVEMAQPVGEHEEVKGFLTMKLSASIDRLNLPYVIPNQAIVRPPEKDSGYFPDVLVLNRANLENEKLWKKQSTVSLGASIPLAIEVVSTNWRDDYYLKYADYEEMGILEYWIVDYAALGGRNFIGNPKQPTISVCNLVDGEYQISKFRESDSIVSQTFPELNLTPN; encoded by the coding sequence ATGACTCAAGCCATACCCAAGCTAGTAACCTTTGAGGAATTTGTCGATTGGCTACCCGAAAATCGACGAATACGCTACGAACTACATAAGGGAGAAATTGTTGAGATGGCGCAACCAGTAGGTGAACACGAGGAAGTTAAAGGATTTTTGACAATGAAACTTAGTGCTTCAATTGACCGATTAAACCTCCCTTACGTTATCCCCAACCAAGCTATTGTTAGACCTCCTGAAAAAGATTCTGGTTACTTTCCAGATGTGTTGGTGCTAAACCGTGCAAATCTAGAAAACGAAAAATTATGGAAAAAACAATCTACCGTTAGCTTGGGTGCATCCATACCTTTGGCAATTGAGGTTGTATCAACTAACTGGCGAGACGATTACTATTTAAAATATGCTGATTATGAAGAGATGGGTATTCTAGAATATTGGATTGTGGATTATGCAGCCTTGGGTGGGCGTAATTTTATCGGTAATCCCAAACAACCGACAATCTCTGTCTGTAATTTAGTTGATGGGGAATATCAGATCAGTAAATTTCGAGAAAGCGATAGCATTGTTTCTCAAACTTTCCCCGAATTGAATCTCACCCCAAACTAG
- a CDS encoding phycobiliprotein lyase, with product MNIEEFFQLSAGKWFSHRTSQHLAFNQSEHSKSDIIIETLALDHPEAIKLCQKYKINPSSASCATKITWNGTTEKDQVKHSGSTVLVSVPDADNPTQGKLLREIVDANKTPVAGRYKIDSDGALILSTEDENISSEERLWFASPNLRMRVNVLKSFGGFSITSFTSEIRMGGFPPAEKASETANSVSS from the coding sequence ATGAATATTGAAGAGTTTTTTCAGTTAAGCGCTGGTAAATGGTTTTCTCATCGTACTAGTCAACATTTGGCTTTTAACCAATCGGAACATAGCAAGTCAGACATCATCATTGAGACGCTGGCATTAGATCATCCAGAAGCGATCAAACTGTGTCAAAAGTATAAAATTAATCCCAGTTCTGCTTCCTGTGCTACCAAAATTACCTGGAATGGCACAACGGAAAAGGATCAAGTAAAACATAGTGGTTCAACTGTGTTAGTTTCCGTACCTGATGCGGATAATCCCACCCAAGGTAAGTTACTGCGAGAAATAGTTGATGCCAATAAAACTCCAGTTGCCGGACGTTATAAAATTGACAGCGACGGTGCTTTGATTCTAAGTACAGAAGATGAAAATATATCGTCAGAGGAACGCTTGTGGTTTGCTAGCCCTAATTTACGAATGCGGGTAAATGTCCTCAAGAGTTTTGGTGGATTTAGTATCACTTCTTTCACTTCTGAAATTCGTATGGGTGGCTTTCCACCAGCCGAGAAGGCTTCGGAAACGGCTAATTCAGTATCTAGTTAG
- a CDS encoding HEAT repeat domain-containing protein, giving the protein MAALSLQEISTQLESPNLRDRMVALANLRNVPPEDAVPLIKKVLDDESLQLRSMAIFALGIKPTPECYSILVKILENDPDYGMRADAAGALGYLGDARAFEALSRAFYEDTDWLVRFSAAVSLGNIKDPRARQILLQALDSKEVVLQQAAISALGEIKDIESVDKILRFAQSDDWLVRQRLAEALGNLPTSKSVSALKYLEKDNHFNVAEAARIGLKKLEEIGNQA; this is encoded by the coding sequence ATGGCAGCTCTAAGCTTACAAGAAATTTCTACTCAGTTAGAAAGTCCGAATTTACGCGATCGCATGGTAGCCCTTGCTAATCTGCGTAATGTTCCCCCTGAAGATGCAGTTCCTTTGATTAAAAAGGTACTCGATGACGAATCTTTGCAACTGCGATCGATGGCAATATTTGCCCTTGGAATCAAGCCGACACCAGAATGTTATTCAATTTTGGTAAAAATTCTCGAAAATGACCCAGATTATGGTATGCGTGCCGATGCTGCCGGTGCTTTAGGATATTTAGGTGATGCTAGAGCCTTTGAGGCGCTATCGCGGGCATTCTATGAAGATACTGATTGGCTAGTACGCTTCAGTGCGGCTGTTTCTCTAGGTAATATTAAAGACCCTCGTGCCCGTCAAATTCTTCTTCAGGCATTAGATAGTAAAGAAGTAGTGTTGCAGCAAGCTGCAATCTCTGCACTGGGAGAAATTAAAGACATCGAGTCTGTAGATAAGATCCTGCGTTTCGCCCAATCAGATGATTGGTTAGTCAGGCAGCGTTTGGCAGAAGCTTTGGGCAATCTTCCTACTTCCAAAAGTGTCTCAGCTTTAAAATACCTAGAAAAAGACAATCATTTCAACGTTGCTGAGGCAGCCAGAATTGGCCTCAAAAAGCTTGAGGAAATAGGCAATCAAGCTTAA
- the infC gene encoding translation initiation factor IF-3 has product MSVIEKKRTRDLPQINERIRFPKIRVIDTDGAQLGIMPPQEAIHLAEEKELDLVLISDKADPPVCRIMDYGKYKFEQEKKAREARKKQHTADVKEVKMRYKIEEHDYNVRVKQAERFLKDGDKVKATVMFRGREIQHSDLAEDLLKRMATDLEPFGELQQAPKKEGRNMMMLISPKK; this is encoded by the coding sequence ATGTCTGTGATTGAGAAGAAAAGAACTCGCGATCTGCCCCAAATTAATGAACGAATTCGCTTCCCAAAAATTCGGGTCATTGACACTGACGGTGCCCAGTTGGGAATTATGCCCCCACAGGAAGCAATACATCTAGCCGAAGAAAAAGAGCTAGATTTGGTGCTAATCAGCGATAAAGCTGACCCGCCGGTTTGTCGAATTATGGACTATGGCAAATACAAGTTTGAGCAGGAGAAAAAGGCACGGGAAGCCCGGAAAAAGCAACACACCGCTGATGTCAAAGAAGTTAAGATGCGCTACAAAATAGAAGAACACGACTACAACGTGCGTGTTAAACAAGCAGAGCGCTTTTTGAAAGATGGCGATAAAGTCAAAGCGACTGTGATGTTCCGGGGTCGAGAAATTCAACACAGCGACCTAGCAGAAGATTTGCTCAAGCGAATGGCAACTGATTTGGAGCCTTTTGGTGAACTTCAACAAGCGCCAAAAAAAGAAGGGCGAAACATGATGATGCTCATCTCGCCCAAAAAATAA
- a CDS encoding MFS transporter, giving the protein MELKNYWLAANKSVLTRLLQWVNLRPEESERTQLMFLFYTTVCVGLRWAEDSTVALFLDEYGTHLLPWMYIASAAMSAGLVFLYSCLQKMFPLRRVIVAIAPCMLVPLVLLIVLRWGSHFSYLAVISVFLLRLWVDALYVVNDLNISIVANQLFNIREIKRTYPLVSSGLLVADVISGFSLPWLVQYTTLNRIVLISCVVILFGSGILFYLTHHYRAAFPETPQRLIPEEQASRQRFIKSPLKRYVWQLFAFVGLLQVIGLLIDFQYLRELQSNLDDRELASFLGLFGGMLGLCELLLQWFISSRLIERMGVFFTATLLPITVGFSLPGVLILLHLIPAIQSQSFFWGLVIVKFFDELLRYTFVMSSGPILYQPIPEGIRSRMQTLSGGTAEAIATGLTGALIFATLLFCGRFVPVSLQKWVLVAETMLIAGTCLTVVWELRSRYVELLVLSVARGQLSATNMGLRFFKQGVIKALAEKGSEADKRSCIELLAQMDSLGSAEILAPLLVKLTPDLQRQSLEVMLMGGANPAYLADIRPLLEQTQETSPEVFALALRYVWLAEPNPNLGLLEEYLNPRQNSLIRATAAALVLRQGTAMQKVVATQTMRRMLTHKQERERINGVRALREAVYLQALRIHIPNLLQDESLRVRCAVLEMIAATHLEEYYSALIAALYYKSTRSTAMSALTRLENEALEMLLRLATNIYKPEVVRMYAWRTIAQVGTQEALDTLWENLEISWGTTRDHILRSLLKIHKQPGIKGLVDRFYESRVENLIKQELKFLGEIYAAYIDFQAVDQKENYQSGERIVIVSELLQRALLELELDVKERVLLLLRLLYSPEKMQAASFNLRSPSVVNLARGLEILEHTVTLSSKSLLLNILDNRPQSEKLQHLIEAKVVEYENMVVSDRLHRLLMLGNFLSDWCLACCFHYAQVTRIRLTSSEILVSLRHPTGFVREAAIAYLNMVSHRVLLQILPQLQKDTHPLVATQVKELLEKYQFKNYNFKGLDNQRN; this is encoded by the coding sequence ATGGAACTGAAAAATTACTGGTTGGCTGCAAATAAAAGTGTTCTAACACGATTACTACAGTGGGTGAATCTCCGGCCAGAGGAGAGCGAACGAACTCAGCTAATGTTTCTTTTTTACACAACTGTATGTGTAGGACTGCGGTGGGCAGAGGACAGTACGGTGGCGCTGTTTTTGGATGAGTATGGGACTCATCTGCTGCCGTGGATGTATATTGCTAGTGCCGCAATGAGTGCTGGGCTGGTTTTTTTATACTCTTGTCTGCAAAAGATGTTTCCCTTACGTCGGGTGATTGTGGCGATCGCACCCTGTATGTTAGTGCCATTAGTTTTATTAATTGTATTACGTTGGGGGTCTCATTTTTCCTACCTGGCAGTTATTTCTGTATTTCTGCTGCGGCTGTGGGTAGATGCACTTTATGTAGTTAACGACCTCAACATCTCCATTGTCGCCAACCAACTATTTAACATTCGGGAGATTAAGCGCACTTATCCATTGGTGAGTAGTGGTCTGTTGGTCGCAGATGTAATTAGTGGCTTTAGTTTGCCTTGGCTAGTACAATACACTACCCTAAATAGGATTGTCCTCATCTCCTGTGTAGTAATTTTATTCGGATCGGGGATTTTATTCTATTTAACTCATCACTATCGAGCAGCTTTTCCTGAAACCCCACAAAGACTAATTCCTGAAGAACAAGCTTCACGTCAGCGTTTCATTAAAAGTCCACTGAAACGGTATGTCTGGCAGTTGTTTGCCTTTGTTGGTCTGTTGCAAGTCATTGGATTGTTAATAGACTTTCAGTATTTGCGTGAACTCCAATCCAATTTGGACGACCGAGAACTCGCCAGTTTTTTGGGTCTGTTTGGTGGGATGTTGGGACTGTGTGAGTTGTTGTTGCAATGGTTTATTTCCAGCCGACTCATCGAACGAATGGGGGTATTTTTCACTGCTACGCTTTTACCAATTACCGTTGGTTTTTCACTACCAGGTGTGCTGATATTGCTGCATTTAATTCCAGCTATCCAATCGCAAAGCTTTTTTTGGGGTTTGGTAATTGTTAAATTCTTTGATGAACTTCTGCGCTACACCTTTGTGATGAGTAGTGGTCCCATCCTGTACCAACCGATTCCAGAGGGAATACGCAGCCGGATGCAGACTTTATCTGGTGGAACCGCCGAAGCGATCGCCACAGGTTTGACAGGTGCGCTAATTTTTGCAACTCTATTATTTTGTGGACGCTTTGTACCCGTATCACTGCAAAAATGGGTGTTGGTAGCAGAAACAATGCTAATTGCGGGCACTTGTTTAACAGTAGTTTGGGAATTGCGATCGCGCTACGTTGAACTGTTAGTCTTGAGTGTGGCGCGGGGTCAGTTAAGTGCCACCAATATGGGCTTACGATTCTTCAAGCAGGGAGTAATCAAAGCTTTGGCAGAAAAAGGCAGTGAGGCTGATAAACGCTCTTGCATTGAACTTTTAGCCCAAATGGACTCCCTTGGATCTGCCGAAATTTTAGCACCTTTATTAGTCAAGTTAACCCCAGATTTGCAACGCCAAAGTTTGGAGGTGATGCTGATGGGAGGTGCAAATCCGGCTTATCTAGCCGACATTCGTCCTTTATTAGAACAAACCCAAGAAACTAGTCCCGAAGTTTTTGCCTTAGCGCTACGCTACGTTTGGCTGGCTGAACCAAATCCCAATTTAGGCCTCCTAGAAGAATACCTGAACCCCCGGCAAAACTCACTCATCCGCGCTACCGCCGCCGCTTTAGTTTTACGCCAGGGAACGGCTATGCAAAAGGTAGTTGCTACCCAAACCATGCGCCGGATGCTGACTCATAAGCAAGAACGCGAACGGATAAATGGAGTTAGAGCGCTGAGAGAAGCAGTTTATTTGCAGGCGTTGCGGATTCACATCCCGAATTTATTACAAGATGAGTCATTACGAGTGCGCTGTGCCGTTTTGGAAATGATTGCAGCAACTCATTTAGAAGAGTACTATTCGGCACTGATTGCAGCACTTTATTACAAATCAACCCGCAGTACAGCAATGTCAGCCTTAACGCGACTAGAAAATGAAGCTTTAGAAATGCTGTTGCGGTTAGCTACGAATATTTACAAACCAGAAGTAGTGCGGATGTATGCTTGGCGCACCATTGCTCAAGTCGGCACTCAAGAAGCTTTGGATACTTTATGGGAAAACTTGGAGATATCCTGGGGTACTACAAGGGATCATATTCTTCGCAGCTTACTAAAAATACACAAACAACCAGGAATTAAAGGTTTAGTAGATCGATTTTATGAAAGTCGGGTAGAGAATTTAATTAAGCAGGAATTAAAATTTTTAGGTGAAATTTACGCCGCATACATTGACTTCCAAGCAGTAGACCAAAAAGAAAATTATCAATCTGGTGAGAGGATTGTGATTGTCTCTGAGTTACTGCAACGCGCCCTTTTAGAATTGGAATTGGATGTTAAAGAGCGGGTGCTACTGTTATTGAGACTGCTTTACTCGCCAGAAAAGATGCAGGCAGCATCCTTCAATCTGCGATCGCCCTCAGTGGTAAACTTAGCGCGGGGCTTAGAAATCTTAGAGCATACGGTAACTTTGTCTTCAAAGTCTTTATTGCTGAATATTTTAGATAACCGACCCCAGTCAGAAAAATTGCAACATCTGATCGAAGCCAAGGTTGTCGAATATGAGAATATGGTAGTTAGCGATCGCCTCCACAGATTGCTGATGTTGGGTAATTTCCTGTCTGACTGGTGTCTAGCTTGCTGTTTTCATTATGCTCAAGTTACCCGCATCCGATTGACCAGTTCTGAGATTTTAGTCAGTTTACGTCATCCAACCGGCTTTGTTAGAGAAGCTGCGATCGCATACTTAAATATGGTTTCACATCGCGTTCTCTTGCAAATCCTCCCCCAGTTACAGAAAGATACACATCCTTTGGTAGCCACTCAAGTTAAAGAGTTGCTCGAAAAATACCAATTCAAAAATTACAATTTTAAAGGACTGGACAATCAGAGAAACTAA
- a CDS encoding class A beta-lactamase-related serine hydrolase, whose translation MKPQILPLAQVTTQTASISPKAALERLFTSKEIQSEWFASEFLAQFPIVQSRQIIDELKKKLGTYQGVQNNAQDYLVVFSQASVPTKIVLNNKGQISGLLFESPQAQFGSLEEVITKFQALPGKVSFLVQEDKTIKAALNTKTPLAVGSAFKLSVLKALKSEIASGKRTWKDVVKLQSSWKSLPSGILQTWPDETSLTIQTLAALMISLSDNTATDILINLLGRQSIELVSPRNRPFLTTRELFTLKSSRNENFLKRYRTSNEAQRRIILKELSQKPLPDVNEFGRANPVALDVEWFFTAEELCGLMEQVADLPLMTINPGIANSKNWQRVAFKGGSEPGVLNMTTWLQGKNGKNYCVVATWNNSDSSLEESKFIALYSGVLAKLATNK comes from the coding sequence ATGAAACCTCAAATACTACCTTTGGCTCAGGTGACAACCCAAACGGCATCAATCTCTCCCAAAGCAGCTTTAGAAAGATTATTTACTAGCAAAGAAATACAGAGTGAATGGTTTGCGTCGGAATTTTTAGCTCAATTTCCCATAGTACAGTCGCGGCAAATTATTGACGAGTTAAAAAAGAAACTGGGAACCTATCAAGGTGTGCAAAATAATGCACAAGATTATTTAGTTGTTTTTAGTCAAGCTTCAGTACCAACTAAAATAGTTCTAAATAACAAAGGACAAATTTCAGGATTGCTGTTTGAATCACCGCAAGCCCAATTTGGGAGTTTAGAAGAAGTAATTACTAAATTTCAAGCATTACCTGGTAAAGTCAGTTTTCTAGTTCAAGAAGACAAAACAATAAAAGCTGCATTAAATACCAAAACACCTCTGGCAGTTGGTTCAGCCTTTAAACTATCAGTACTCAAGGCACTAAAATCAGAAATTGCCTCTGGTAAGCGAACCTGGAAAGATGTAGTAAAACTGCAATCTAGTTGGAAAAGTTTACCATCTGGAATTTTACAAACATGGCCAGATGAGACATCTCTGACAATCCAAACTCTTGCAGCTTTAATGATTTCTTTGAGTGACAATACGGCAACAGATATATTAATTAATCTGCTAGGACGACAATCTATTGAGTTAGTGTCACCCCGTAATCGTCCTTTCTTAACTACCCGTGAATTGTTTACTTTGAAAAGTTCTCGAAATGAAAACTTTCTCAAGCGTTATCGCACAAGCAACGAAGCCCAACGTCGTATAATCCTGAAAGAACTCTCTCAAAAGCCGCTTCCTGATGTAAATGAATTTGGCAGAGCTAATCCAGTTGCTCTTGATGTCGAATGGTTTTTTACCGCTGAGGAACTTTGTGGATTAATGGAACAGGTTGCTGATTTACCTCTCATGACCATTAATCCTGGTATAGCCAATTCTAAAAATTGGCAAAGAGTAGCATTTAAAGGTGGCTCTGAGCCTGGTGTTCTTAATATGACAACTTGGTTGCAAGGGAAGAATGGCAAAAATTACTGTGTGGTTGCTACTTGGAATAACAGCGATTCCTCTCTAGAAGAATCAAAATTTATAGCATTGTACAGTGGGGTACTTGCTAAACTTGCAACTAATAAATGA
- a CDS encoding TrkA family potassium uptake protein, with the protein MYVLIGGAGLVGLSLAQKLVELGHTVAVIDIDPIACRYAREQVGAMAFEGSAVSTEVLLEAGIRKAGSLAAVLRSDALNLAMVTLAKHYGVTHILSRMRHPDFAEPLRIAGANHVISTVELSVSTMVNAIEYPQVESMMHFEQGQIEVLKLSIPNNCYVAGRSVAEIAQDSQFPSGSLIIGYQSHPHEDLIIPNGSTILEPHSTVLIVTKPKCLHQVIDFIEQRC; encoded by the coding sequence ATGTACGTATTAATTGGTGGAGCAGGCTTAGTGGGCTTAAGTTTGGCGCAAAAGCTGGTAGAACTAGGACATACTGTTGCTGTAATTGATATTGATCCTATCGCTTGCCGTTACGCCCGTGAACAAGTGGGAGCAATGGCTTTTGAAGGCAGTGCTGTGAGTACAGAAGTATTGTTAGAAGCTGGGATTCGCAAAGCTGGTTCCTTGGCGGCGGTTCTGAGAAGTGATGCCTTAAACTTGGCAATGGTAACTCTTGCTAAACACTACGGTGTAACCCATATTTTAAGCCGGATGCGCCACCCCGATTTTGCCGAACCGTTGCGGATAGCTGGAGCTAACCACGTTATCAGTACTGTTGAACTATCAGTCTCAACAATGGTGAATGCCATTGAGTATCCGCAAGTGGAATCAATGATGCATTTTGAGCAGGGACAGATTGAGGTTCTGAAGCTTTCCATCCCCAACAATTGCTATGTTGCTGGCCGTAGCGTTGCAGAAATTGCTCAGGATTCACAATTTCCTAGTGGTTCGTTAATTATAGGCTATCAATCCCATCCCCACGAAGACTTGATAATTCCTAACGGTAGTACAATACTGGAACCTCATTCAACTGTGCTGATTGTGACTAAACCAAAAT